From a region of the Haematobia irritans isolate KBUSLIRL chromosome 4, ASM5000362v1, whole genome shotgun sequence genome:
- the LOC142235055 gene encoding uncharacterized protein LOC142235055: MVFRRGKLMSIALLLMMALVMVIETSPVQRNTHVGTWREKRQIDLRLSAEHDDNEDETELALEAIANLYRSPDGRTQIDGTARVMHRSNSLQNGPGTDWKLGVQIQFT; this comes from the exons ATGGTTTTCCGAAGGGGTAAACTTATGTCAATAGCATTATTATTAATGATGGCTTTAGTAATGGTGATAGAAACTTCACCAGTTCAACGTAATACTCATGTGGGCACATGGCGAGAGAAACGTCAGATAGATTTGCGATTATCGGCAGAACATGATGACAATGAAGACGAAACTGAATTAGCCTTGGAAGCAATTGCCAATTTATATCGTAGTCCCGATGGCAGAACTCAAATCGATGGTACGGCCAGGGTTATGCACCGTTCGAACTCGTTACAGAATG GTCCTGGAACAGATTGGAAATTGGGTGTTCAAATACAATTTACATGA
- the ND-13B gene encoding NADH dehydrogenase (ubiquinone) subunit ND-13B — protein sequence MSRVLKASTGLTGLAVATNPHHTLGALYGKILRAVAKMPQEAAYRKHTEEIVKQRSKAVETIKDIPALEKAIGCGQVEELIAQAENELVLARKMLGWKPWEKLVQEAPAKQWDWPPAQISEPKI from the exons ATGTCGAGAGTATTGAAAGCC AGCACCGGTTTAACAGGATTGGCCGTGGCCACAAATCCCCATCACACTCTTGGGGCTCtatatggtaaaattttgagagctgTGGCCAAAATGCCACAAGAAGCTGCATATCGAAAACACACCGAAGAGATTGTTAAGCAGCGCTCGAAAGCAGTAGAAACT ATCAAGGATATCCCAGCTCTTGAAAAGGCTATTGGATGCGGTCAAGTTGAAGAGTTAATTGCTCAAGCTGAAAACGAACTGGTTTTGGCTCGCAAAATGTTGGGCTGGAAGCCctgggaaaaattggtccaagaaGCACCGGCTAAACAGTGGGATTGGCCACCAGCCCAGATCAGTGAGCCAAAGATTTAA